GAACGAGGACCTCCGGATCGGCCTGCCGGTCGAGGTCGTGTTCGAGAAGGTCGACGACGAGATCACCCTCCCGAAATTCCGGCCGCGCCGCTGACGCGGCCTACCCCCATTGACAACGGGCGCGGGGGCGAGCCACACGGGACTCAGGGTGCGTATCCACCTCGTCACGCCTCGCAACCCCCCGAGCTTCTGGACCTACGACCACATCCTGGGGACGCTCGGGAAGCGCTGCGCGTTTCCGAACCTGTCGATGCCGACGGTCGCGGGGCTGACGCCACGCGACTACGAGGTGACGCTCTGCGACGAGAACGTCGAAGAGGTCGACCTCGACGTCGAGGCCGACATCATCGGCATCACCGGCTACATCATCCATCGGGAGCGGATGCTGGAGCTGATCGAGGCCTTCCGCAGCCGCGGACGCTTCGTGGTCGTCGGTGGGCCATACGCGTCGCTGTGTCCCGAGGAGCTGCGCGGCAAGTGCGATGTGCTCTTCGTCGACGAGGCCGAGGAGACCTGGCCGCAGTTCCTGCGCGACTACGCGGAGGGCACGTGGCAGGCCGAGTACCGTCCGGCCGACAAGCCCGAGCTCACCTCGTCGCCCATGCCGCGCTTCGAGCTCCTGAAGGTCGATCGCTACCACGCGCTCACGATCCAGTTCGCCCGCGGATGCCCGTTCTCGTGCGAGTTCTGCGACATCATCGTCGTGTACGGCCGCCGGCCGCGCGCCAAGACGGTCGGCCAGGTGATGGCCGAGATCGAAGAGTGCCATCGCCTCGGCGCGAAGCAGGTCTTCCTGGTCGACGACAACTTCATCGGCAACAAGAAGCTGGCGAAGGAGCTGCTGCGCGCGATCGCGGCCTGGAGCGAGGCGCACGACCACCCGATCCACTTCAACACCGAGGTGACGCTGAACGTCGCCCAGGACGACGAGCTGCTGGCGCTCCTGCACGCGGCGCACTTCACCACCGTCTTCATCGGCAT
Above is a genomic segment from Candidatus Eisenbacteria bacterium containing:
- a CDS encoding radical SAM protein, with product MRIHLVTPRNPPSFWTYDHILGTLGKRCAFPNLSMPTVAGLTPRDYEVTLCDENVEEVDLDVEADIIGITGYIIHRERMLELIEAFRSRGRFVVVGGPYASLCPEELRGKCDVLFVDEAEETWPQFLRDYAEGTWQAEYRPADKPELTSSPMPRFELLKVDRYHALTIQFARGCPFSCEFCDIIVVYGRRPRAKTVGQVMAEIEECHRLGAKQVFLVDDNFIGNKKLAKELLRAIAAWSEAHDHPIHFNTEVTLNVAQDDELLALLHAAHFTTVFIGIESPRAASLTETKKTQNLRGNLVESVRRVQSYGIQVQAGMIVGFDHDDATIFEEQLSFIQDARIPVSMTGMLQAMPKTPLHARVAQEQRLVGETEGDQFVLSNILPKAMTRLELYRGYRELITRLYEFPTFRRRTLDFLLNRGKTAGRQLEVGLADMRLLVRILWRTVVRAGPRRAWFTATLLGTTLLRRPRVFADAVAFAIIHEGLYDYVVGLRARLDRAIAELESQPPALATEH